The following are from one region of the Stanieria sp. NIES-3757 genome:
- a CDS encoding SMP-30/gluconolaconase/LRE domain-containing protein, with protein sequence MKVDTQGNVYSTGPGGVWIFSPEGKLIDKIAVPEVATNLAWGDQNNQTLYVTANTSVYRIRLQIPGLVSY encoded by the coding sequence ATGAAGGTTGATACCCAAGGTAATGTTTATAGTACAGGGCCAGGCGGAGTTTGGATTTTTTCTCCTGAAGGAAAATTAATAGATAAGATTGCAGTACCAGAAGTAGCCACTAATTTGGCTTGGGGCGACCAGAACAATCAAACTCTTTATGTCACTGCCAATACCAGCGTTTACCGAATTCGTTTACAAATCCCAGGATTAGTTAGTTATTAA
- a CDS encoding ABC transporter-like protein encodes MARVKLQNIARKFGNITAIENITLDIPNGEFWVLVGPSGCGKSTILRAIAGLESITEGEIYIGNTLVNHIPARQRDVAMVFQNYALYPHLTVAENLAFGLRMRRKAEAEINRTVQAVARSLNIEHLLKRKPKQLSGGQQQRVALGRAIARVPQVFLLDEPLSNLDAQLRDDTRTELKQLHNQVGITTIYVTHDQTEAMTLADRIVVLKDGKIQQIGHPQTIYAQPANRMVATFLGNPPMNILPVTYLNGNFVINNLFFPINSEIEQRLHPTQGQNFDLGIRPEDIQLATSELSREGCYTITVEINLVEPLGREILVKSKLLDTNINLDFLVGADWQGKQGDRVTVQLDLRRLFIFDVSSGKTLFATSFVR; translated from the coding sequence ATGGCAAGAGTTAAACTTCAAAATATCGCTCGTAAATTCGGAAATATTACAGCGATAGAAAATATTACTTTAGACATTCCAAACGGAGAATTTTGGGTTTTAGTTGGACCTTCAGGATGTGGAAAATCAACAATTTTAAGAGCGATTGCTGGGTTAGAATCAATCACAGAAGGTGAAATTTATATTGGGAATACGTTAGTTAATCATATTCCTGCTCGTCAACGAGATGTAGCAATGGTTTTTCAAAACTATGCTTTATATCCTCATCTGACGGTAGCAGAAAATTTAGCTTTTGGTTTGCGGATGCGCCGTAAAGCAGAAGCAGAAATTAATCGAACAGTTCAAGCTGTAGCGCGATCACTCAATATCGAACACCTTTTAAAACGTAAACCCAAACAACTTTCAGGTGGACAACAACAACGAGTAGCTTTGGGTAGAGCGATCGCAAGAGTTCCCCAAGTATTTTTACTTGACGAACCTTTATCTAATTTAGATGCTCAATTGCGAGATGATACAAGAACAGAATTAAAACAACTTCATAATCAAGTAGGAATCACAACGATTTATGTTACCCACGACCAAACTGAAGCAATGACCTTGGCAGATCGTATTGTAGTGTTAAAAGACGGCAAGATTCAGCAAATTGGTCATCCTCAAACCATTTATGCTCAACCAGCTAATCGTATGGTAGCGACATTTTTAGGTAATCCACCAATGAATATTTTACCTGTAACTTATCTCAATGGCAATTTTGTCATCAATAATCTGTTTTTCCCGATCAATTCAGAGATTGAACAGCGATTACATCCAACTCAAGGACAAAATTTCGATCTAGGTATTCGTCCAGAAGATATTCAATTAGCAACATCAGAATTAAGCAGAGAGGGTTGCTACACTATCACGGTAGAAATCAACTTAGTTGAACCATTGGGCAGAGAAATTTTAGTGAAAAGTAAATTACTCGACACCAATATCAACCTTGATTTTTTAGTTGGTGCTGATTGGCAAGGCAAACAAGGCGATCGCGTTACTGTACAATTAGATTTGAGGCGTTTATTTATCTTTGATGTCAGTAGCGGAAAAACTTTATTTGCTACTAGCTTTGTTCGCTAA
- a CDS encoding signal peptide peptidase SppA, 36K type — MVWPFKKKTKKQVAKIEITGAIAGDTRKRVLKAFKTVEEKKFPALLLRIDSPGGTVGDSQEIYSALQRLQEDKNVKVVASFGNISASGGVYIGVGAKHIVANPGTITGSIGVILRGNNLERLLDKIGVSFKVVKSGPYKDILAFDRQLTPAEEQILQELIDISYQQFVKTVAEGRNLEVEKVKAFADGRVFTGEQALALGMVDRLGTEEDALRWAAELAGLDPDKTECYTIEEPKPLINRFLPGRSQTKSSIGTAIDWVEFELVTSGQPLWLYRP; from the coding sequence ATGGTCTGGCCATTTAAGAAGAAAACGAAAAAACAAGTAGCTAAAATCGAGATTACAGGAGCGATCGCAGGAGATACTCGCAAACGAGTCCTCAAAGCTTTCAAAACTGTTGAAGAAAAAAAATTTCCTGCATTACTGTTACGGATTGATTCCCCTGGCGGTACGGTAGGCGATTCTCAAGAAATTTATTCAGCACTACAACGCTTACAAGAGGACAAAAATGTCAAAGTAGTTGCTAGTTTTGGTAATATCTCTGCCTCTGGTGGTGTTTATATTGGGGTTGGGGCAAAACATATTGTTGCTAACCCAGGCACAATTACTGGTAGTATCGGCGTAATTTTACGAGGTAATAACTTAGAACGACTCCTCGATAAAATTGGTGTTTCTTTCAAAGTAGTTAAATCGGGTCCTTATAAAGATATCCTCGCCTTTGATCGTCAATTAACTCCTGCCGAAGAACAAATCTTACAGGAATTAATTGATATCAGTTATCAACAATTTGTTAAAACGGTAGCAGAAGGACGAAATCTGGAAGTAGAAAAAGTAAAAGCTTTTGCTGATGGAAGAGTATTCACGGGAGAACAGGCGTTAGCATTGGGTATGGTTGACCGCTTGGGAACAGAAGAAGATGCCCTTCGTTGGGCTGCTGAACTAGCTGGACTCGATCCAGATAAAACCGAATGCTATACCATTGAAGAACCAAAACCTCTGATCAATCGTTTTTTACCAGGTCGAAGTCAAACTAAATCTAGTATAGGAACTGCCATAGATTGGGTAGAATTTGAACTGGTTACTTCTGGTCAACCATTATGGTTATATAGACCATAA
- a CDS encoding alkyl hydroperoxide reductase/ Thiol specific antioxidant/ Mal allergen, with the protein MISSTDSVQSQQVVEQLSLPYPFLFDPDCNIFRRYGVGQALGAPLPAQFVINCESRITFRHLFSFVDSNAELDTILAELDQLAE; encoded by the coding sequence ATGATTTCTAGTACAGACTCAGTTCAGAGTCAGCAAGTTGTTGAACAACTCAGCTTACCTTATCCTTTCTTATTCGATCCAGATTGCAATATATTTCGTCGTTATGGAGTAGGACAAGCTCTTGGCGCACCTTTACCTGCCCAATTTGTGATTAATTGCGAGAGTCGGATTACTTTTCGACATCTATTTTCCTTTGTCGATAGCAATGCCGAGCTAGATACAATCTTAGCAGAACTAGATCAGCTAGCAGAATAA
- a CDS encoding SMP-30/gluconolaconase/LRE domain-containing protein encodes MEGRLISAEHENRRVSRTETDGSIVTLVDHYQGKKLNSPNDLVVKSDGSIYFTDPPYGIQAAQEKLGFYGVYRLSPEGELTLLVDDFTRPNGIALSPDQTKLYVNDSEVGHIRVFDIQPDGGLTNGRVFAQLKDPN; translated from the coding sequence TTGGAGGGGAGATTAATTTCTGCTGAACATGAAAACCGCCGTGTCTCTAGAACAGAAACAGACGGAAGCATCGTTACTTTAGTAGATCATTATCAAGGCAAAAAGTTAAATAGTCCTAACGATCTAGTTGTTAAATCAGACGGCAGTATTTACTTTACCGACCCACCCTATGGAATTCAAGCAGCACAGGAAAAATTAGGATTTTATGGAGTTTATCGTCTCTCTCCAGAGGGTGAATTAACTTTACTCGTAGATGATTTTACTCGTCCTAATGGAATTGCTTTATCTCCCGATCAAACTAAATTGTATGTTAACGATTCAGAAGTAGGACATATTCGTGTTTTTGACATCCAACCAGACGGAGGTTTAACTAACGGAAGAGTTTTTGCCCAATTAAAAGACCCAAATTAA
- a CDS encoding TPR repeat-containing protein: MLYNRFSLWCALSITCFGLVSGNGYCRAAVFEENSYSLKLAQAESDLHNEKASVTAENFQYEEYMAAGYEADKNRDYSAALNHFQKALVLRPQDSFAERAIVNITSYAFDRYMQAGYSADRNKDYQVALVNFEKAQQIRPDSVYALTAVSNMRQYLAVNAQSTQTSATNGRNLLLMIAGLIITALVGAGVLFLLLKRSDVPPEESTEANISSNEPLRESTVVEAPIAQSQVTTNVEPNPVVASRNGNVNPVEPAPAMLVSPSSSISKLDIVPELIEDLKTSDRSMRRKTIWELAQRADSRAMKPLVELMIEVDSQERSLILEAMTQIASRTLKPMNKALMLSLEDENSQVRQNAIRDLTRVYDLMSQVTKRLSQAVEDSDAQVQETAKWALQQLNQMPQVPWEMSAMEDNKDSINRM, from the coding sequence ATGCTATACAATCGTTTTTCTCTTTGGTGTGCGCTTAGTATTACTTGCTTTGGTTTAGTTTCTGGTAATGGTTACTGTCGAGCTGCTGTTTTTGAGGAAAATTCTTATTCTTTGAAGTTAGCTCAAGCCGAATCGGATCTTCACAATGAAAAAGCTTCTGTAACAGCAGAAAATTTCCAATATGAAGAATACATGGCAGCAGGTTACGAAGCCGATAAAAATCGAGATTATTCGGCTGCTTTGAATCATTTTCAAAAAGCTTTAGTTCTCCGTCCTCAAGATTCTTTTGCTGAGAGGGCTATTGTTAATATTACTAGCTATGCTTTCGATCGTTATATGCAGGCTGGTTATTCAGCAGATCGTAACAAAGATTATCAAGTTGCTTTAGTCAATTTTGAGAAAGCACAACAAATTAGACCAGATTCGGTTTATGCGCTGACAGCAGTTAGTAATATGAGGCAGTATTTAGCTGTTAATGCTCAATCAACTCAAACATCAGCAACCAATGGTCGTAATTTACTATTAATGATTGCGGGATTAATTATTACGGCACTTGTTGGTGCAGGAGTATTATTTTTGTTATTAAAAAGAAGCGATGTGCCTCCAGAAGAATCAACCGAAGCAAATATAAGTTCTAACGAGCCTCTTCGTGAATCTACAGTTGTTGAAGCCCCTATTGCTCAATCTCAAGTCACTACTAACGTTGAACCAAATCCTGTCGTAGCTTCTCGTAATGGAAATGTAAATCCTGTCGAACCAGCACCAGCGATGTTGGTTTCTCCTAGCAGCAGTATTTCTAAGTTAGATATTGTTCCTGAATTAATTGAAGATTTAAAAACTAGCGATCGCTCTATGCGCCGTAAAACAATTTGGGAATTAGCCCAAAGAGCCGATTCTAGAGCAATGAAACCTTTAGTAGAGTTGATGATTGAGGTTGATTCTCAAGAGAGAAGTCTGATTTTAGAGGCGATGACTCAAATTGCTAGTCGGACTCTCAAACCAATGAATAAAGCTTTGATGTTATCTTTGGAAGATGAAAATTCTCAAGTTAGACAAAATGCGATCCGAGATTTAACCAGAGTCTATGATTTGATGTCCCAAGTGACTAAACGCTTATCTCAAGCTGTAGAAGATTCTGATGCCCAAGTCCAAGAAACCGCTAAGTGGGCGTTGCAACAGTTAAATCAAATGCCTCAAGTTCCTTGGGAAATGTCCGCAATGGAGGATAATAAAGATTCGATCAATCGAATGTAG
- a CDS encoding permease of the drug/metabolite transporter — translation MELSFKKIMGFTSRGTVTRTEFESLKASSRIKFGGRPLTFPWTTVVLIAPFFLWGTAMVAMKGVIPQTTPLFMAGVRLFPAGLLVLATAAITHRRFTVSAQGWWWIALFALVDGVMFQGFLAEGLVRTSAGLGSVMIDSQPLAVALLSKFLFGEVINVWGWLGLSIGILGISAIGIPDQWIYSLFHGKIVAIDWSWQTLFDNGEWLMLLASLSMAVGTVLIPFVSRHVDPVVATGWHMILGGIPLFGLSWWYESEQWVNLDWQNWLCLSYATIFGSAIAYGLFFYLASLGNLTSLSALTFLTPVFALLFGNILLAEVLSPLQTGGVGLTLISIYLINQREKLAQWLFKSNHRINTEDDSVKEIDSQSVQPPLALNLSQSKPEIILEE, via the coding sequence ATGGAACTCAGCTTCAAAAAAATTATGGGATTCACAAGCCGAGGGACTGTGACTCGAACCGAGTTCGAATCCTTGAAAGCCTCGTCCCGAATCAAATTTGGGGGAAGACCCCTTACTTTTCCTTGGACTACTGTAGTGCTAATTGCTCCTTTTTTCCTATGGGGGACAGCAATGGTAGCGATGAAAGGGGTAATTCCGCAGACAACTCCTTTATTTATGGCAGGAGTGAGATTGTTTCCTGCTGGGTTATTAGTTCTGGCAACGGCAGCTATTACCCATCGTCGTTTTACAGTATCTGCCCAAGGATGGTGGTGGATTGCCTTGTTTGCTTTAGTAGATGGAGTAATGTTTCAGGGATTTTTAGCTGAAGGATTAGTGAGAACATCGGCTGGTTTGGGTTCGGTAATGATTGATTCTCAACCCTTAGCAGTAGCTTTGTTATCCAAATTTCTGTTTGGGGAAGTTATTAATGTTTGGGGGTGGTTGGGATTAAGCATTGGAATTTTGGGTATTAGTGCGATTGGTATCCCCGATCAATGGATTTATAGTTTATTTCACGGCAAAATAGTTGCCATTGATTGGAGTTGGCAAACATTATTTGATAACGGAGAATGGCTGATGCTTTTAGCTTCTTTATCAATGGCAGTCGGAACAGTGCTAATTCCCTTTGTCAGCCGTCATGTCGATCCAGTCGTAGCTACAGGCTGGCACATGATTTTAGGAGGAATTCCTTTATTTGGTTTGTCTTGGTGGTACGAATCAGAACAATGGGTCAATCTTGATTGGCAAAACTGGCTTTGTTTAAGTTATGCGACAATTTTTGGTAGTGCGATCGCTTATGGGTTGTTTTTCTATTTAGCTTCTTTGGGGAATTTAACTAGCCTTAGTGCTTTGACTTTTTTAACTCCAGTATTTGCTTTATTGTTTGGTAATATTTTGCTTGCAGAAGTTCTTAGTCCCCTACAAACTGGAGGAGTTGGTCTGACTTTAATTAGTATTTATTTAATTAATCAACGAGAAAAATTAGCGCAATGGTTGTTTAAATCTAATCACCGTATTAATACTGAAGATGATTCAGTTAAGGAAATAGATTCTCAATCGGTTCAACCTCCATTAGCTCTCAATCTTAGTCAATCTAAACCAGAAATCATTTTAGAAGAATGA
- a CDS encoding chorismate mutase — translation MEWKVQGIRGATTVTENKIDAIAEAVTELLDEIEAHNQFNPQDVVCVFFTATRDLDAIFPAAVARNRPGWDNIPLLDLQQMHVAGSLPSCIRVLIQVNTPRPQSAMVHCYLRNAQNLRPDLSIAQINNTVSSSVESYR, via the coding sequence GTGGAATGGAAAGTGCAAGGCATTCGTGGGGCAACTACTGTTACAGAAAATAAGATTGATGCGATCGCAGAAGCTGTAACAGAACTTTTAGATGAAATTGAAGCTCACAATCAATTTAACCCTCAAGATGTCGTTTGCGTCTTTTTTACTGCCACTCGCGATTTAGATGCGATTTTCCCCGCAGCAGTAGCGAGAAATCGACCTGGATGGGATAATATTCCCCTGTTGGATTTGCAACAAATGCACGTCGCAGGTAGCTTACCTTCGTGTATTCGGGTTTTAATTCAAGTCAATACTCCTCGTCCTCAATCAGCAATGGTTCACTGCTATTTGAGAAATGCTCAAAACCTCCGCCCCGACTTAAGTATTGCTCAAATTAATAATACAGTTTCTTCTTCTGTAGAATCTTATCGCTAA